The DNA window TCGCAACATCAACCTGCGCGCAAAGTTCTCGGGTGCACAGCGCCTGTACTGGCGGGCAGGGGCACGCAACATCAACGACCAGCCGGGGCCCGCTCCGTGGACTGGCGACACCAGGGGACAGTACCGGTACATCTGGAGCGAACCCTTCTCGTTCGTGCCGATTGAGGAGCCTCCCCCTGCTCCATAACGGCAGGTCAGGATAGATGCGCCCCCTCTGCCCGTCTCAGGAGAGGGGGCGCGTGAAGAAGTCACAAACGACAGGAAAAGACGACTTATGCGTCGGAGGTGTCAGGTGAAAATGCGCGCGCGGATGTTTGGCATTCTGGCGACGTTTGTGCTGTTAGGTGTTTTGACCGCAGGTGCTGTGCCACAACAGGCGGTGCGCCAGTTTGTGGCAGGAGAACTCATCGTTTCACTGCAGCCCAGTACCAGCGTGGAACAGCTTCAGAGCCTGGCGCAACAGATGGATATGACGGTCAACTATCTGGGCGTGCCAGGCGTGTACCACCTGGTGATGAAAGGTGCCAGAGAGGGCGCAGTGACCGACGAGCAAACCCTTCAGACAGTGCAAAAGCTGGAGGAATCCGGTCTCTTTGCTTACGTGGGACCGAACAGGATTTATTATCCCCTGCAGAGAGAAGTGCGCCCGAACGACCCCCGTTACGGCGAGCAGTGGGGGCTCGAGATGATTAACATGCCGCGCGCGTGGGTGTTCCAGAAGGGCAAGGCGAATGTGGTGGTGGCTATCGTGGATAACGCATTTGAAACCACCCACCCCGACATTCGGGAGAGGTTCATCGCGGGAAGAGACGTAGCTGACCAGGACAACGACGTGAGTCCGCCGAGTCGGATGTCCCCCTGGGAGCATGGCACCGCGGCGGCAGGCATTATTGGGGCTTCCACCAATAACAACCTAGGTGTAGCGGGTGTGGCATGGGAAGGGGTTCGTTTGTTGCCCGTGAAAGCCTCCGCAGACACGGATGGGGTAGGCTTTACCCAGGACGCGCTGATACGGGCGGTGCAATTCTGCATCGAACAACGCGTGCAAGTGGTGAATTTGAGTCTCGGAGGGATTACAGACAGTGACGTGCCGGACCTGAGAGACCCATTTAACCAATTGATACTTTCCGGCGCTCAACAGGGCATCATCTTCGTAGCGGGAGCGGGCAACTTTTTTGCAGAAGGGAACCTACCGGTGACCCCAGCCAACTTAGCCTCGGTGAGCGATATGGTGCTGGCAGTGGCTGCGGTGGGTCCTCGCCGGGAACGCGCCGCCTACTCGCAGGCACGTCCTTATACCACAGTGGCGGCGCCGGGAGGCAACAGTGCCTCTACTGGCATCCCAAGCGACGATATTTTGACTACCACTCTGGGCGGCAGCTATGGGTATGTAATGGGCACGTCCTTTGCTGCGCCTCATGTGTCTGGGGCGGTAGCCATCCTGCTCTCCCAGGGAGTCAGGTCCACCGAGGTCAAGAGGTTGATTCAGGATACCGCTGCGGCGGATGGACGCTCGGTACCCAACCCCGAGTTCGGTTACGGCATCCTCGACGTGTACAACGCCATTCGCCGGGTAGCCACCTCAGCGGCGATAGTCAGTCCGGCACGTTCTGAAGTCGTTGAGACGCTGAAGCCCACGCTCGTTTTCAGCGTCACGAACACCTCCGCCGCTCTGGTAAGCATCACGATTGACGGACAGGCGGTACCGTCCACCGAGATTGCGGACAGCTATGTGGTGGACCCCAGCGGTGTGGTAGCAACGATTAAGCTGACCCGCAGGCTGGCACCGGGCACGCACACGGTGCGCGTGACTGCCCGTAACGTCAACGACCCAACCATCAGCAGCACGGATGAGGTGTCGTTCCAGGTGTCTCCGCGCGTGCTGCGGGCGGGGCGTTCGCTGATTTCGCTGCCCTATTTCCAACCGCAAACCGGTCAGCCCACACGCTCGGTCAGTGCGGAGACGATGCTGGGCACCGCATTCCAGATGTTCCGCTGGCTGCCGGAGGCAGGACGGTATGCCAAGTACAGCTCGTGGGGTGCACCGAAGGACCCCGCCGCCTCATTCGACCAGGTGAGCGAGCAGGTCGGTCCCCTGGGCGGCAGTGCGATGGCGCCGCTGGGACTGGCGTACTTCATTGACCTGCCCTCCGACACGGCAGTATTGACCGAAGGTGCTCCTGCGCCGGAAGTGCCGTTCCGCATTCCGTTGAAAAAAGGCTGGAACATGATTGGCAACCCGTTTGCCTTCAACGTGCCCTGGGTAGCCTGCGAGGTGGAAACCAGCGGCGGCGTGCGACTGAGCCTTCAGGAGGCGGCGGATAAGGAAATCATTCTGCCCCAGCTGTTCCGCTATGAAAACGGCACGTATACCTGGCAGACCGCGCCTGCAGGCGTGCTCTACAAGTGGGAAGGCTTCTGGGTGCGCGCCTTCCAAGACTGCACCTTAATTGTGATGCCTCTGCCGACAGGCGGGCGTTCCGTGAGTGCGAATGCTACCCTTCCCGGCGGCGGTGGCTGGCTCCTGCGGTTCTCGGCAGTGGCTGGCGTGGTACGTGATGGCAACACCGTCATCGGTGTGAACAGTCGGGCGGCAGACGGCTATGGATGTGAGGATGTGCCCAAACCGCCGTCGCTCAGCCCATATGTGAGCGTCCGGATACTCAATCCCGATTGGGGAGCACGCGCGGGAGCGTACGCTCAGGACGTGCGGCGCAGTGATAACCGCCGCCAAACATGGCAGCTGCAGGTGGAGACCGACCAGTTGAACGAGCCGGTAACCTTGCGGTGGGAAGGCATCAAGGATGTGCCCGCACGTGTGCGCCTGACGCTGGTCGATGAGGTAACCGGCAGGCGGATAGCGATGCGCACCACGGGCAGCTACACCTACCAGCCCGGTGGCGCAAGCAGCCGCAGCTTCACCGTTATCGCCGAACCGGATGTGCGTTCCGCACTGCGGGTGTCGTCGGTGCGTGTGCGGGCGACGCGTGGTAGCGGCTTCAGCATTGACTATACGCTGTCTGGCGAGGCGCAGGTACAGATTGCCATCACCGATGCTTCAGGCAAGCCGGTTGCCACTCTGATGCAGAACACCCGTTCGGCGGGCGTTCACAGTGCGACGTGGAACGGGCGCGATAGCAAGGGCATCGCGGTACCATCGGGCACCTATCTGGTGCGCGTGGAAGCCACCAGCCCGGATGGCGAGCGTGCCCGCATGGTGACACCGATAGTGATTACTCGGTAAGGCGTGAGCAAGAAAGAGATGACACACGGGGAAGATACACAGGGAGGACAGATGATGAAACTCGTCGGTTTGAGCAAACGACGATGGACAGCGTGCGTGCTGATGGCAGGGCTGCTGCTGGGCGTTCTATCGGCTGTTACACAGGCGCAGCCCAGCAACGACTTTCGTGCAGTTTACATCAACAATGGCATCTTAGCCGCCGGTATCGGATTAGATGGACAGGTTGGTATCGGTGGTACGAACTACGATGCTATCGGGCGCATCACCCTTGGCACGGCGCAGGGCGCACGCTTTACGACGGATGATGATAACCAGCCGCTGCTGTTTGCCTTCCCGTATCCCTGCGGTAATTTCGGTGTGGTGACGGTGCGGGTGGAGTCGGCAGAGGAAACGACCGATGTCATCTGGGGAAGCGAGGACGGAGATTGGGTGGATGGTGTCGAACCCTATGCCGACCGCAACGGTCGCTCCACGATTGTGGGGCGATGGCGGCACAGTGACACCGGCATCCGAGTGGATCAAATCGTGGAGCTGGTGGGAGCTTACGCGCGCATCACGTGGACTATCACCAACGAAGGCACGACGGCGCAGAGCGTCGGCTTGCGCCTGCTGCTAGACGAAGAAGTGGGGGGGGCGGTTGGTCTGCCGACGTCCCACTATGTCATTGTGCCTGGTTACTTCCCCGTGCAAAATGACCTCGACCTCCAAGGTGGACAGGTGCCTTCTCTTGTAGATGCTGCTCCCAGACGCACCGCGAACGCCCCGATTCTGCGCTGGGTGTTCAAGCAGAATGGACTGACTACCCC is part of the Bacillota bacterium genome and encodes:
- a CDS encoding S8 family serine peptidase; the encoded protein is MKMRARMFGILATFVLLGVLTAGAVPQQAVRQFVAGELIVSLQPSTSVEQLQSLAQQMDMTVNYLGVPGVYHLVMKGAREGAVTDEQTLQTVQKLEESGLFAYVGPNRIYYPLQREVRPNDPRYGEQWGLEMINMPRAWVFQKGKANVVVAIVDNAFETTHPDIRERFIAGRDVADQDNDVSPPSRMSPWEHGTAAAGIIGASTNNNLGVAGVAWEGVRLLPVKASADTDGVGFTQDALIRAVQFCIEQRVQVVNLSLGGITDSDVPDLRDPFNQLILSGAQQGIIFVAGAGNFFAEGNLPVTPANLASVSDMVLAVAAVGPRRERAAYSQARPYTTVAAPGGNSASTGIPSDDILTTTLGGSYGYVMGTSFAAPHVSGAVAILLSQGVRSTEVKRLIQDTAAADGRSVPNPEFGYGILDVYNAIRRVATSAAIVSPARSEVVETLKPTLVFSVTNTSAALVSITIDGQAVPSTEIADSYVVDPSGVVATIKLTRRLAPGTHTVRVTARNVNDPTISSTDEVSFQVSPRVLRAGRSLISLPYFQPQTGQPTRSVSAETMLGTAFQMFRWLPEAGRYAKYSSWGAPKDPAASFDQVSEQVGPLGGSAMAPLGLAYFIDLPSDTAVLTEGAPAPEVPFRIPLKKGWNMIGNPFAFNVPWVACEVETSGGVRLSLQEAADKEIILPQLFRYENGTYTWQTAPAGVLYKWEGFWVRAFQDCTLIVMPLPTGGRSVSANATLPGGGGWLLRFSAVAGVVRDGNTVIGVNSRAADGYGCEDVPKPPSLSPYVSVRILNPDWGARAGAYAQDVRRSDNRRQTWQLQVETDQLNEPVTLRWEGIKDVPARVRLTLVDEVTGRRIAMRTTGSYTYQPGGASSRSFTVIAEPDVRSALRVSSVRVRATRGSGFSIDYTLSGEAQVQIAITDASGKPVATLMQNTRSAGVHSATWNGRDSKGIAVPSGTYLVRVEATSPDGERARMVTPIVITR